A single window of Sebastes umbrosus isolate fSebUmb1 chromosome 16, fSebUmb1.pri, whole genome shotgun sequence DNA harbors:
- the gjb10 gene encoding gap junction protein beta 10 produces the protein MNWAFLQGLLSGVNKYSTAFGRVWLSIVFLFRVMVFVVAAEKVWGDEQKDFKCNTAQPGCHNVCYDHYFPVSHVRLWALQLIFVTCPSLLVVMHVAYRDDRERKHKLKYGENCRRLYLNTGKKRGGLWWTYVLTLVFKIAVDTTFVYLLYHIYEGYDFPSLIKCGEDPCPNLVDCFIARPTEKRIFTIFMVVTSLACILLSIFEILYLVGKRCRECFTKLHNSHQVDTDRMSSGNTLMESNTLKKTPQTPAPSYSVVIA, from the coding sequence ATGAACTGGGCATTCCTCCAGGGCCTCCTCAGTGGGGTGAACAAGTACTCCACAGCTTTTGGCCGAGTGTGGCTCTCTATCGTCTTCCTCTTCAGGGTCATGGTGTTCGTGGTGGCGGCGGAGAAGGTTTGGGGCGATGAACAGAAAGACTTCAAGTGCAACACGGCTCAGCCCGGGTGCCACAACGTCTGCTATGACCACTACTTTCCCGTCTCCCACGTCCGGCTGTGGGCCCTTCAGCTCATCTTCGTCACCTGCCCGTCTCTCCTGGTGGTTATGCACGTGGCCTACAGGGACGATAGGGAGCGGAAACACAAGCTTAAGTACGGTGAGAACTGCCGCCGCCTCTACCTGAACACGGGCAAGAAGCGCGGAGGCCTGTGGTGGACCTACGTCCTCACTTTGGTCTTCAAAATAGCCGTGGACACGACCTTCGTCTACCTCCTCTACCACATCTACGAGGGTTACGACTTCCCCTCGCTCATCAAGTGCGGAGAGGATCCCTGCCCCAACTTGGTGGACTGCTTCATCGCTCGGCCCACCGAGAAGCGCATCTTCACCATCTTCATGGTGGTCACCAGCCTGGCCTGCATCCTCCTCTCCATTTTCGAAATCCTCTACCTGGTTGGCAAGCGGTGCCGCGAGTGCTTCACCAAGCTCCATAACTCTCACCAAGTCGATACCGACAGGATGTCCAGTGGAAACACCTTGATGGAGTCAAACACTCTAAAAAAGACCCCTCAAACGCCTGCTCCTTCATACAGCGTCGTCATTGCTTGA
- the ppie gene encoding peptidyl-prolyl cis-trans isomerase E, translating into MASNKRVLYVGGLAEEVDEKVLHAAFIPFGDITDIQIPLDYETEKHRGFAFIEFELGEDAAAAIDNMNESELFGRTIRVNTAKPMRIKEGSSRPVWSDDDWLKKFSGKTAEEADQEAAGGETTNTATQEAEPPAKKGRVNPQVYMDIKIGNKVAGRLRFLLRADIVPMTAENFRCLCTHEKGFGFKGSSFHRIIPQFMCQGGDFTNHNGTGGKSIYGRKFDDENFVLKHTEPGQLSMANSGANTNGSQFFITTDKTDWLDNKHVVFGDMVEGMDVLRAMEAQGNKDGKPKQKVIISDCGEYE; encoded by the exons ATGGCGTCTAACAAACGAGTGCTGTATGTTG gTGGCCTGGCAGAAGAGGTGGATGAGAAGGTGTTACACGCAGCTTTTATTCCATTTGGAGACATCACAGACATCCAAATACCGTTAGACTATGAAACAG aaaagcacAGAGGGTTTGCGTTCATTGAGTTTGAGTTGGGAGAG GATGCTGCAGCAGCTATTGATAACATG aATGAGTCTGAGCTTTTCGGACGGACTATCCGTGTCAACACCGCCAAGCCCATGAGAATCAAAGAAGGATCTTCTCGACCAG TGTGGTCGGACGATGACTGGCTGAAGAAGTTCTCAGGGAAGACCGCAGAGGAGGCTGACCAGGAGGCAGCGGGTGGAGAGACAACCAACACTGCAACACAGGAG GCTGAGCCCCCGGCTAAAAAGGGCCGAGTTAATCCTCAGGTCTACATGGACATCAAGATTGGAAACAAGGTAGCCGGGAGACTACGCTTCCTCCTTCGAGCTGACATCGTTCCTAtgactgcag AGAATTTCCGCTGCCTGTGCACGCACGAGAAAGGCTTTGGCTTTAAGGGCAGCAGCTTTCATCGCATCATTCCTCAGTTTATGTGCCAAGGGGGTGACTTCACCAACCACAACGGCACCGGTGGCAAATCCATCTACGGCCGGAAGTTTGATGATGAAAACTTTGTCCTCAAGCACACCGAACCAG GGCAGCTCTCCATGGCCAACTCTGGGGCAAACACTAATGGCTCTCAGTTCTTCATCACCACTGACAAAACAGACTGGCTGGATAACAAACATGTAGTGTTTGGAGATATGGTGGAGGGGATGGATGTGCTCCGTGCAATGGAG GCTCAGGGAAATAAAGACGGCAAGCCGAAGCAGAAGGTCATCATCTCTGACTGTGGAGAATATGAGTGA
- the pabpc4 gene encoding polyadenylate-binding protein 4 isoform X2, whose amino-acid sequence MNTATGSYPMASLYVGDLHPDITEAMLYEKFSPAGPVLSIRVCRDMITRRSLGYAYVNFSQPADAERALDTMNFDVVKGKPIRIMWSQRDPSLRKSGVGNVFIKNLDKSIDNKALYDTFSAFGNILSCKVVCDENGSKGYAFVHFETQDAADRAIEKMNGMLLNDRKVFVGRFKSRKEREAELGAKAKEFTNVYIKNFGDDMNDDKLKEMFDKYGKTLSVKVMTDPTGKSRGFGFVSYEQHEDANKAVEDMNGSDLNGKTVFVGRAQKKMERQAELKRKFELLKQERISRYQGVNLYIKNLDDTIDDEKLRKEFSPFGSITSAKVMLEEGRSKGFGFVCFSSPEEATKAVTEMNGRIVGSKPLYVALAQRKEERKAHLTNQYMQRIAGMRAMPANAIINQFQPTSGYFMPAVPQAQNRTTYYAPNQLAQMRPNPRWQQQGGRGQGFQGIPSSLRQPGPRANLRHMSPGGGTQGPRASGQSMVPRPSMGVPGPRAMPPYKYATGVRNPNPQVVQPIALQQAQPAVHVQGQEPLTASMLAAAPPQEQKQMLGERLFPLIQSMHANLAGKITGMLLEIDNSELLHMLESHESLRSKVEEAVAVLQAHQAKKDATQKVGSIATTAAAATS is encoded by the exons ATGAACACAGCGACCGGGAGTTATCCGATGGCTTCTCTCTACGTTGGCGACCTGCACCCCGACATCACGGAGGCGATGCTCTATGAGAAGTTCAGCCCAGCCGGACCGGTGCTCTCCATCCGGGTCTGCCGAGACATGATCACCCGCAGATCCCTCGGATACGCTTATGTGAACTTCTCTCAGCCCGCTGACG CCGAGAGAGCCCTGGACACCATGAACTTTGACGTGGTGAAAGGGAAGCCCATCAGAATCATGTGGTCCCAAAGAGACCCCTCCCTCAGGAAGTCCGGAGTGGGCAACGTGTTCATCAAGAACCTCGACAAGTCCATTGACAACAAAGCCCTGTACGACACCTTCTCCGCCTTTGGCAACATCCTCTCCTGCAAG GTGGTGTGTGATGAAAACGGCTCCAAGGGATACGCTTTTGTACACTTTGAGACCCAAGATGCTGCCGATCGTGCCATTGAGAAGATGAACGGCATGCTTCTGAATGACCGCAAGGT GTTTGTGGGTCGTTTCAAATCTCGCAAGGAACGGGAGGCTGAACTTGGCGCCAAAGCCAAGGAGTTTACCAATGTCTACATCAAGAACTTTGGAGACGATATGAATGACGACAAGCTGAAGGAGATGTTTGACAAATATG GTAAAACACTCAGCGTGAAGGTGATGACAGACCCCACCGGCAAATCCAGAGGCTTTGGATTCGTTAGTTACGAGCAACACGAGGACGCCAACAAG GCTGTAGAGGATATGAATGGCAGCGATCTCAATGGCAAGACTGTGTTTGTGGGCCGGGCTCAGAAGAAGATGGAGCGGCAGGCGGAGCTGAAGAGGAAGTTTGAGCTGCTGAAACAAGAGAGGATCAGTCGTTATCAG GGTGTTAATCTTTACATTAAGAACCTGGATGACACCATAGACGATGAGAAACTGCGTAAAGAGTTCTCTCCATTCGGGTCTATTACAAGTGCTAAG GTGATGCTAGAGGAGGGTCGCTCCAAGGGCTTCGGCTTTGTCTGCTTCTCCTCCCCCGAAGAGGCCACCAAGGCCGTGACTGAAATGAACGGACGCATCGTTGGCTCCAAACCCCTCTACGTGGCCCTCGCTCAGCGCAAAGAGGAGCGCAAAGCCCACCTCACCAACCAGTACATGCAGCGCATCGCCGGCATGAGGGCCATGCCGGCTAACGCCATCATTAATCAGTTCCAGCCCACAAGTGGTTACTTCATGCCAGCTGTGCCACAG GCCCAGAATAGGACTACATACTATGCACCGAATCAGTTGGCCCAAATGCGTCCCAACCCCAGGTGGCAGCAGCAAGGTGGCAGAGGTCAAG GTTTCCAAGGGATACCCAGCTCGCTGCGTCAGCCAGGACCCCGTGCCAACCTTAGACACATGAGTCCTGGTGGCGGCACACAAGGCCCACGAG CCTCTGGCCAGTCCATGGTTCCTCGTCCCTCAATGGGAGTCCCCGGTCCCCGTGCAATGCCTCCTTACAAATATGCCACTGGTGTCCGTAACCCCAACCCCCAGGTGGTGCAACCTATTGCCTTACAGCAG GCTCAGCCAGCTGTGCACGTTCAAGGCCAGGAGCCTCTCACAGCCTCCATGCTGGCTGCTGCGCCCCCTCAGGAGCAGAAACAGATGCTAG GTGAACGTCTTTTCCCACTGATTCAGTCCATGCATGCCAACCTGGCAGGAAAGATCACTGGCATGCTGCTGGAGATTGACAACTCTGAACTGCTGCATATGCTGGAGTCCCATGAGTCTCTGCGCTCAAAG GTGGAAGAAGCCGTCGCCGTGCTACAAGCCCACCAGGCAAAGAAAGATGCCACTCAGAAAGTGGGCAGCATTGctaccactgctgctgctgccacatcCTGA
- the pabpc4 gene encoding polyadenylate-binding protein 4 isoform X1, whose protein sequence is MNTATGSYPMASLYVGDLHPDITEAMLYEKFSPAGPVLSIRVCRDMITRRSLGYAYVNFSQPADAERALDTMNFDVVKGKPIRIMWSQRDPSLRKSGVGNVFIKNLDKSIDNKALYDTFSAFGNILSCKVVCDENGSKGYAFVHFETQDAADRAIEKMNGMLLNDRKVFVGRFKSRKEREAELGAKAKEFTNVYIKNFGDDMNDDKLKEMFDKYGKTLSVKVMTDPTGKSRGFGFVSYEQHEDANKAVEDMNGSDLNGKTVFVGRAQKKMERQAELKRKFELLKQERISRYQGVNLYIKNLDDTIDDEKLRKEFSPFGSITSAKVMLEEGRSKGFGFVCFSSPEEATKAVTEMNGRIVGSKPLYVALAQRKEERKAHLTNQYMQRIAGMRAMPANAIINQFQPTSGYFMPAVPQQAQNRTTYYAPNQLAQMRPNPRWQQQGGRGQGFQGIPSSLRQPGPRANLRHMSPGGGTQGPRASGQSMVPRPSMGVPGPRAMPPYKYATGVRNPNPQVVQPIALQQAQPAVHVQGQEPLTASMLAAAPPQEQKQMLGERLFPLIQSMHANLAGKITGMLLEIDNSELLHMLESHESLRSKVEEAVAVLQAHQAKKDATQKVGSIATTAAAATS, encoded by the exons ATGAACACAGCGACCGGGAGTTATCCGATGGCTTCTCTCTACGTTGGCGACCTGCACCCCGACATCACGGAGGCGATGCTCTATGAGAAGTTCAGCCCAGCCGGACCGGTGCTCTCCATCCGGGTCTGCCGAGACATGATCACCCGCAGATCCCTCGGATACGCTTATGTGAACTTCTCTCAGCCCGCTGACG CCGAGAGAGCCCTGGACACCATGAACTTTGACGTGGTGAAAGGGAAGCCCATCAGAATCATGTGGTCCCAAAGAGACCCCTCCCTCAGGAAGTCCGGAGTGGGCAACGTGTTCATCAAGAACCTCGACAAGTCCATTGACAACAAAGCCCTGTACGACACCTTCTCCGCCTTTGGCAACATCCTCTCCTGCAAG GTGGTGTGTGATGAAAACGGCTCCAAGGGATACGCTTTTGTACACTTTGAGACCCAAGATGCTGCCGATCGTGCCATTGAGAAGATGAACGGCATGCTTCTGAATGACCGCAAGGT GTTTGTGGGTCGTTTCAAATCTCGCAAGGAACGGGAGGCTGAACTTGGCGCCAAAGCCAAGGAGTTTACCAATGTCTACATCAAGAACTTTGGAGACGATATGAATGACGACAAGCTGAAGGAGATGTTTGACAAATATG GTAAAACACTCAGCGTGAAGGTGATGACAGACCCCACCGGCAAATCCAGAGGCTTTGGATTCGTTAGTTACGAGCAACACGAGGACGCCAACAAG GCTGTAGAGGATATGAATGGCAGCGATCTCAATGGCAAGACTGTGTTTGTGGGCCGGGCTCAGAAGAAGATGGAGCGGCAGGCGGAGCTGAAGAGGAAGTTTGAGCTGCTGAAACAAGAGAGGATCAGTCGTTATCAG GGTGTTAATCTTTACATTAAGAACCTGGATGACACCATAGACGATGAGAAACTGCGTAAAGAGTTCTCTCCATTCGGGTCTATTACAAGTGCTAAG GTGATGCTAGAGGAGGGTCGCTCCAAGGGCTTCGGCTTTGTCTGCTTCTCCTCCCCCGAAGAGGCCACCAAGGCCGTGACTGAAATGAACGGACGCATCGTTGGCTCCAAACCCCTCTACGTGGCCCTCGCTCAGCGCAAAGAGGAGCGCAAAGCCCACCTCACCAACCAGTACATGCAGCGCATCGCCGGCATGAGGGCCATGCCGGCTAACGCCATCATTAATCAGTTCCAGCCCACAAGTGGTTACTTCATGCCAGCTGTGCCACAG CAGGCCCAGAATAGGACTACATACTATGCACCGAATCAGTTGGCCCAAATGCGTCCCAACCCCAGGTGGCAGCAGCAAGGTGGCAGAGGTCAAG GTTTCCAAGGGATACCCAGCTCGCTGCGTCAGCCAGGACCCCGTGCCAACCTTAGACACATGAGTCCTGGTGGCGGCACACAAGGCCCACGAG CCTCTGGCCAGTCCATGGTTCCTCGTCCCTCAATGGGAGTCCCCGGTCCCCGTGCAATGCCTCCTTACAAATATGCCACTGGTGTCCGTAACCCCAACCCCCAGGTGGTGCAACCTATTGCCTTACAGCAG GCTCAGCCAGCTGTGCACGTTCAAGGCCAGGAGCCTCTCACAGCCTCCATGCTGGCTGCTGCGCCCCCTCAGGAGCAGAAACAGATGCTAG GTGAACGTCTTTTCCCACTGATTCAGTCCATGCATGCCAACCTGGCAGGAAAGATCACTGGCATGCTGCTGGAGATTGACAACTCTGAACTGCTGCATATGCTGGAGTCCCATGAGTCTCTGCGCTCAAAG GTGGAAGAAGCCGTCGCCGTGCTACAAGCCCACCAGGCAAAGAAAGATGCCACTCAGAAAGTGGGCAGCATTGctaccactgctgctgctgccacatcCTGA